One Poecilia reticulata strain Guanapo linkage group LG19, Guppy_female_1.0+MT, whole genome shotgun sequence genomic window carries:
- the pgs1 gene encoding CDP-diacylglycerol--glycerol-3-phosphate 3-phosphatidyltransferase, mitochondrial yields MAAPMTWRRLVHSVYSPAIAGVFSRISDRFFRAQDRRRGSAMLLLAPLLAPAEPAPRHVSRPTGSAGAQGSDGLCSHFRWMAEQVPAFRVPGAHIQILMSPDQFYQAMKAGIRSAQRRVVMASLYLGTGQLEQELVDCMEEALLHAKENSRSPDLKVSVLLDYTRGSRGQINSRTMLLPLLQRFTSQMRVSLYHTPDLRGLLRLLVPQRFNETIGVQHIKVYLFDDSVIISGANLSDSYFTNRQDRYVLLENCREVADFFSDLVEAVGDVSLQLQPDNSVTVQDGMVHPYKGNREDFSAAARKRIMEVVSLARVRQQQQLRRSREEEARSEEEEDTWVFPLVQMKPLGIRMDEQVTQRLLTDAGPDSTVFLTSGYFNLTRAYMRLVLETGASYRILTASPEVNGFFGAKGVAGAIPAAYIHIARQFYNRVCQLGQQERVHLHEYHRPQWTFHAKGLWYYLWGQDRPCLTLIGSPNFGYRSVHRDLEAQIAIVTENEALQSQLQEEQETLYRRSTEVSDSTFQQANRYVKLWVKLVTPLIKNFF; encoded by the exons GTCAGCCATGTTGCTGCTGGCTCCACTGCTTGCTCCAGCCGAGCCAGCGCCACGCCACGTTTCCAGGCCCACCGGGTCAGCCGGAGCTCAGGGCTCAGACGGCCTCTGCAGCCACTTCCGATGGATGGCGGAGCAAGTACCCGCCTTCCGGGTGCCGGGAGCCCACATCCAAATCCTGATGTCACCAGACCAGTTTTACCAGGCGATGAAG GCCGGCATCAGAAGCGCACAAAGGCGTGTGGTGATGGCGTCCTTGTATCTGGGAACGGGACAGCTGGAGCAGGAACTG GTGGACTGCATGGAGGAAGCKCTCctacatgcaaaagaaaacagtcgCTCTCCTGACCTCAAAGTTTCGGTGCTACTGGACTACACTCGCGGATCAAGAG GTCAGATTAACTCCCGGACcatgctgctgcctctgctgcagcGCTTCACCTCTCAGATGCGAGTATCTTTATACCACACTCCGGACCTGAGAGGCCTGCTGCGACTCCTGGTGCCGCAGCGCTTCAATGAGACCATTGGAGTCCAGCACATCAAAGTTTACCTCTTTGACGACAGCGTCATCATCAGCGG GGCCAACCTGAGCGACTCGTACTTCACCAACAGGCAGGACCGCTACGTGCTCCTGGAGAACTGCAGGGAGGTGGCGGACTTCTTCTCCGACCTGGTGGAGGCCGTKGGGGACGTctccctgcagctgcagccggACAACTCGGTCACTGTGCAGGACGGCATGGTACACCCCTACAAAG GAAACCGGGAGGACTTCTCGGCAGCGGCGAGGAAGCGCATCATGGAGGTCGTGAGCTTGGCCCGCGtgagacagcagcagcagctgcggCGCTCCAGGGAGGAAGAGGCCAggagcgaggaagaggaggacacCTGGGTGTTCCCGCTRGTCCAGATGAAACCTCTGGGCATCCGGATGGATGAGCAGGTCACACAG CGGCTGCTGACAGACGCCGGGCCGGACTCCACTGTGTTTCTAACGTCGGGTTACTTCAACCTGACCCGGGCTTACATGCGGCTGGTGCTGGAGACCGGAGCCAGCTACCGAATCCTGACCGCTTCCCCAGAGGTCAACGGGTTCTTCGGGGCCAAAGGCGTCGCCGGAGCGATTCCTGCAGCCTACATCCACATCGCCAGGCAGTTTTACAACCGAGTGTGCCAGCTGGGCCAGCAGGAGAGGGTCCATCTGCACGAGTACCACCGGCCGCAGTGGACGTTCCACGCTAAAG GTTTGTGGTATTACCTCTGGGGGCAGGACAGGCCTTGCCTCACTCTAATTGGCTCCCCTAATTTCGGTTACCGCTCGGTTCACCGCGACCTGGAGGCCCAGATCGCCATAGTGACGGAGAACGAAGCCCTTCAGAGCCAGCTCCAGGAG GAGCAGGAGACGCTGTACCGGCGCTCCACAGAGGTGTCCGACTCCACGTTCCAGCAGGCGAACCGCTACGTCAAGCTGTGGGTCAAGCTGGTCACCCCCCTCATCAAGAACTTCTTCTGA